TTTCACCAATTCGCAAATTGCTAGTACTCTGTAGCTGTAAAGCAAATTCTATTTGACTCGCCGTAATTAACCCAGCCTCAATTAAAATTTCTCCTAAAGGTTTATTAGCTTCAGATATTAAAACTTCATTGCTATTAGGTAAATTTTGCATTTATTTACTACAACTAGACGTAATTTAAGAATAATTTGATGACTATTACAATAATTTAACTTACATATTGTAACAATTGATTTTTAAAATATTATTTAAACATATTTAAACAAGAGCTAAATAAAATTATTTAAGTAAAATTATTTAGTCATAATCCAAATCAAATATTGACCAATTGGAAATTAATTTAACTCATCCTTGGGTAAAAACTGTAGCCGAAGCCAAGATAATTCAAGCACAGCTCAAACATCAAGTAATTGCTTCAGACTGTTTGGCGAAAGTGAAATATGTAGCAGGAGTAGATATTGGTTTTGAGGATAACTATGCTACTTCTAAAGCAGCGGTGGTAGTGTTAACTTATCCAGAATTAGAGCTAGTCGAACAGGCGATCGCTCGTATTCCTACTGCTTTTCCTTACGTACCTGGATATCTTTCATTTCGTGAAATACCCGCAATTCTAGAAGTTCTACCCCAATTAAAAATTACTCCCGACTTAATTTTATGCGATGGTCAAGGTTTGGCGCATCCTCGTCGTTTGGGGTTAGCTTGTCATTTAGGAGTTTTACTAGATATACCAACTATTGGAGTAGCTAAATCTTTATTGATTGGTCAACATGAATCAGTTCCGCTCGAAAAAGGTAGCTGGAAACCGCTGATGGACAAGGATGAAACCATTGGAGTCGCCTTGCGATCGCGCACTAAGGTCAAGCCAATCTATGTTTCTATTGGACACAAAATTAGCCTGCCAACGGCGATCGACTATGTAATGGGCTGTCTAACTAAATATCGCCTACCAGAGACTACCAGATGGGCAGACAAATTAGCTTCACACCGCAAACAATCCTAGTAAATCCTAGTCAATCAAACTCAGCCGAAATCTTGAGATTATTCTAAAGTTATAATCGAGCTAATCAAAATTGTGATCATGAAATATCAGGTAGTTTACGACAGTAAATGCAATCTTTGCACCACTTTTGCCCAGCTTTTACAACAATTTGACCGCGAAAAAATCTTTGCCTATATTCCGATGCAGGATGAAACAACTTTGGCAAACTATGGGATCGCCACTACAGATTGCGAGGCGGGAATGATTTTAATTGACCCGAATCAACCAGCTAAAAGATGGCAGGGAAGCGAGGCAGCCGAAGAAATTGCTCGTCTGTTACCCTTAGGAGAACCTTTTGTCGCTGCCTATCGAGCTATTCCAGGGATGAAGTGGTTAGGCGATCGCACTTATGAACAAATACGCGATAATCGCTATCAATGGTTTGGGGAACGGAAAAATTCCGAGCCAATTTAAAAAAGCAATTTATTTCAAGCACACAGATATATGACTCTTAAACAGTTTATTGGTTCAGAAGCACAAAGTACTTATGCAGCAGCCAAAGTAGTTATCCTGCCTATTCCCTATGAAAAAACCACTACCTATCGTCAAGGATGTCAAAATGGGCCTGAAGCAATCATTACTGCTTCAGATCAGCTAGAGGCTTATGACATTGAGTTGGGAAAAGAAATTTGTCAGGATATAGGAATTTATACTGCTCAGGCGATCGCTAATACCAAAATAAATCCAGATATAACTCCTGAAGCAGCGATGGAAGCGATCGCCGCTCGAGTATCTGAGTTACTTAGCGATGGTAAGTTTATGATTGCTTTGGGGGGAGAACACAGCATTACCGCAGCAATAGTCAAAGCCTATCAACAGAAACTAAGCCAGCCGTTTACAGTAATTCAGATTGATGCTCATGGAGATCTGCGCCACTGTTACGAAGGTTCAATTTATAATCATGCCTGCGTCATGCGCCGAGTGTTGGATTTAGGAATACCAATTCTTCCTATAGGTATTCGCAGTATTTGTTTAGAAGAAGCGCAGTTAATCAAACAGCAGCAGATACCTGTAGTTTGGGCAAAAGATATCGATCGCAATTCAGACTGGATCGAACAGGCGATCGCTAATATATCAACCGAAAAAGTTTTTATCACCATCGATCTAGATGGACTAGATCCTAGTCTGATGCCTGGAGTGGGGACTCCCGAACCTGGAGGCTTAAACTGGTATCAGTTAACCAAATTTTTGCACAGGATATTTACTCAACATCAGGTAATAGGTTGTGACGTGATGGAATTAGCACCAACATCAGACTCAGTAGTATCAGAATTTATTGCAGCTAAATTGGTTTACAAATTGATTGGCTTTAGTCAATTCTTGAGCTGAAAAAAAATTAGTTGATGATCGAGAAGCTTTGTATTCCTTAACTTATAGTTCAAATGAGATCTGGCTCACAGTCAAATGTAAATTAAAATTGATAAAATTGGATATTTGTAGACAGATTTCTGCCGTTCTATTCTTACTGGAAACTTTTTAAAGGAAAGAGTATTTATGAACACGATAGGTAATTATGCTCCCGATTTCGAGATTCCTGGTATCGACCAAGAAGTTTATCATTTAAGTAGCTATCGTCAAAAATTTAAAGCGATCGCCGTAGTCTTTATGAGTAACGATCCAGTAGTCAATCAGTATATTGAACGTCTTAAGCAAATTCAAACTGATTTTGGGGGGCAAAAATTCACTATCATGGGTATAGATTCTGAATATCGTTCTGAACCAATTGCCCAGATCGTGGAAGCCATGCGACAATACGCTCAAGCAAAAAAG
The sequence above is drawn from the Coleofasciculaceae cyanobacterium genome and encodes:
- the nfi gene encoding deoxyribonuclease V (cleaves DNA at apurinic or apyrimidinic sites) produces the protein MEINLTHPWVKTVAEAKIIQAQLKHQVIASDCLAKVKYVAGVDIGFEDNYATSKAAVVVLTYPELELVEQAIARIPTAFPYVPGYLSFREIPAILEVLPQLKITPDLILCDGQGLAHPRRLGLACHLGVLLDIPTIGVAKSLLIGQHESVPLEKGSWKPLMDKDETIGVALRSRTKVKPIYVSIGHKISLPTAIDYVMGCLTKYRLPETTRWADKLASHRKQS
- a CDS encoding DCC1-like thiol-disulfide oxidoreductase family protein produces the protein MKYQVVYDSKCNLCTTFAQLLQQFDREKIFAYIPMQDETTLANYGIATTDCEAGMILIDPNQPAKRWQGSEAAEEIARLLPLGEPFVAAYRAIPGMKWLGDRTYEQIRDNRYQWFGERKNSEPI
- the speB gene encoding agmatinase, whose translation is MTLKQFIGSEAQSTYAAAKVVILPIPYEKTTTYRQGCQNGPEAIITASDQLEAYDIELGKEICQDIGIYTAQAIANTKINPDITPEAAMEAIAARVSELLSDGKFMIALGGEHSITAAIVKAYQQKLSQPFTVIQIDAHGDLRHCYEGSIYNHACVMRRVLDLGIPILPIGIRSICLEEAQLIKQQQIPVVWAKDIDRNSDWIEQAIANISTEKVFITIDLDGLDPSLMPGVGTPEPGGLNWYQLTKFLHRIFTQHQVIGCDVMELAPTSDSVVSEFIAAKLVYKLIGFSQFLS
- a CDS encoding redoxin domain-containing protein; the protein is MNTIGNYAPDFEIPGIDQEVYHLSSYRQKFKAIAVVFMSNDPVVNQYIERLKQIQTDFGGQKFTIMGIDSEYRSEPIAQIVEAMRQYAQAKKLNFPYLRDSTQDVARSFKAKVLPTVYLLNSDAVICYQGRIDDCAESIEQVNQHYLRDNIWAMLSGQKIVQDYVTPVGTDIQWRPQ